One stretch of bacterium DNA includes these proteins:
- the smpB gene encoding SsrA-binding protein SmpB: MPATRAEGGVKIIAKNRKAFHEFEILDRWEAGIVLQGTEVKSLRAGKCNLGDAYAEIRDGEAWLVKVHIGPYDQGNRANHDPFRRRKLLLTRREIRKLRPRLEEKGLTLVPLSMYFKHGLVKVEFGLGRGKKLHDKRHATAKRDSDLRIRREMGRH; this comes from the coding sequence ATGCCCGCGACCCGCGCCGAAGGCGGCGTGAAGATCATCGCCAAGAACCGCAAAGCCTTCCACGAGTTCGAGATCCTCGATAGGTGGGAGGCCGGGATCGTGTTGCAGGGCACCGAGGTCAAATCCCTGCGCGCCGGCAAGTGCAACCTCGGGGACGCCTATGCCGAGATCCGCGACGGCGAGGCCTGGCTCGTGAAGGTCCACATCGGCCCCTACGACCAGGGCAACCGCGCGAACCACGACCCCTTCCGTCGCCGCAAGCTGTTGCTGACCAGGCGCGAGATCCGCAAATTGCGGCCGCGACTGGAGGAGAAGGGGCTGACGCTGGTGCCGCTGAGCATGTACTTCAAGCACGGCCTGGTGAAGGTCGAATTCGGGCTCGGCCGGGGCAAGAAGCTGCACGACAAGCGCCACGCCACCGCCAAACGCGACTCCGACCTGCGCATCCGGCGCGAGATGGGACGGCACTGA
- a CDS encoding inositol monophosphatase, whose protein sequence is MTRDLPAIETTLLGWTDEIGAIAAGLFRRTGELRFKHGQEAITEADHRIERLLVERIRAAFPGDAVHGEEFGDSGGGVAAAGGRTWYLDPIDGTLNFSLGLPDFCTSVALMEGDEILAALVYQPLHGERFTAVRGGGARLNGKPIRVSDRAPLGAAILSLQLQKRGRFVQSAPLLQQVLLGSMKVRRLGTIALEMAYLADGRYDGLLAGRGQPQELYDVAAGILLVEEAGGVVTDHRGRPYVPGSTDLIGSNGAIHDELIALIRTHDTTES, encoded by the coding sequence ATGACCCGCGACCTGCCGGCGATCGAAACCACGCTGCTGGGCTGGACGGACGAGATCGGCGCCATCGCCGCCGGCCTGTTCCGCCGCACGGGGGAGCTGCGCTTCAAGCACGGTCAGGAGGCGATCACCGAGGCCGACCACCGCATCGAACGGCTGCTGGTCGAGCGGATCCGCGCGGCGTTCCCGGGCGACGCCGTCCACGGCGAGGAGTTCGGCGATTCGGGGGGCGGCGTCGCGGCCGCCGGCGGCCGCACCTGGTACCTCGACCCGATCGACGGGACGCTGAACTTCTCGCTCGGCCTGCCGGACTTCTGCACGTCGGTGGCCCTGATGGAGGGCGACGAGATCCTGGCCGCGCTGGTCTACCAGCCGCTGCACGGCGAGCGCTTCACCGCCGTGCGCGGCGGCGGCGCGCGGCTCAACGGCAAGCCCATCCGGGTGAGCGACCGCGCCCCGCTGGGCGCCGCGATCCTCAGCCTGCAACTGCAGAAGCGCGGGCGCTTCGTGCAGAGCGCGCCGCTGCTGCAGCAGGTCCTGCTCGGATCGATGAAGGTCCGCCGCTTGGGCACCATCGCCCTGGAGATGGCCTACCTGGCCGACGGCCGCTACGACGGCCTGCTGGCGGGCCGCGGCCAGCCGCAGGAGCTCTACGACGTGGCGGCGGGCATCCTGCTGGTGGAGGAGGCCGGGGGCGTGGTCACCGACCACCGCGGCCGGCCCTACGTGCCGGGTTCGACCGACCTGATCGGCAGCAACGGCGCGATCCACGACGAGCTGATCGCGCTCATCCGGACGCACGACACCACCGAGAGCTGA
- a CDS encoding N-acetylmuramoyl-L-alanine amidase: MNADRTCPYPPRTAWLALALMTAAALVVAPGARGGPFPAADPDGPVLRVQVVYPGDRAPASIEARRLASGMGEPFVSSADAALIFRAARFWDPDRLQLTMRAGGRSAVVTVNSRHVQRAGGNILLALAPVHVDGDVWLPLEFLTAVLAPAAGDDVDWDPVLQTLTVGGRRADLLTLTLASSTDATTLTLGCAKAVAWRLERTAPDTLALTLDDASAAPTLLGAMATEGLVAGGLLAQQPGGVRIVVALAASAGGWNVETADDGREIRLALQAREGGAPEEPAPAIVAPGAAASAPSRDVRVVVVDPGHGGSDRGAVGDSGTPEKDLMLDLAQDVRQQLRRLDFDVVLTRDDDRDLEPEQRAETANRSDGDVFISLHADSWFGAEASGVTTFAVAADDTPLPDLADGFTPWHLAQRRHAVASGELAALVQPRLVAASGSPDRGIVRLDARILQGIDMPAVMIEVGFLTDPGQERQLLDGGRRRELAAAIAAAVDAFRGNEVREAPRPASRWGEPW; the protein is encoded by the coding sequence GTGAACGCCGACCGGACATGCCCGTATCCGCCGAGGACGGCGTGGCTCGCCCTGGCCCTGATGACGGCGGCGGCCCTCGTCGTCGCGCCCGGCGCGCGCGGCGGTCCCTTCCCCGCGGCCGATCCCGATGGTCCGGTCCTGCGCGTCCAGGTCGTCTACCCCGGCGACCGCGCCCCGGCCTCGATCGAGGCGCGCCGGCTCGCCTCGGGCATGGGGGAGCCGTTCGTCAGCTCGGCCGACGCGGCGCTGATCTTCCGCGCCGCGCGCTTCTGGGATCCGGATCGCCTTCAACTGACGATGCGCGCCGGCGGTCGCAGCGCCGTGGTGACGGTGAACAGCCGCCACGTCCAGCGCGCCGGCGGGAACATCCTGCTCGCGCTGGCGCCTGTCCACGTCGACGGCGACGTGTGGCTCCCGTTGGAGTTCCTGACCGCCGTGCTCGCGCCGGCGGCGGGCGATGACGTGGACTGGGACCCCGTGCTGCAGACGCTGACGGTGGGCGGCCGGCGGGCCGATTTGCTGACGCTGACCCTCGCGTCGTCGACCGACGCCACGACCCTCACCCTCGGCTGCGCCAAGGCCGTGGCCTGGCGTCTCGAGCGGACCGCGCCGGACACGCTGGCCCTGACGCTGGACGACGCGAGCGCGGCGCCGACGTTGCTGGGCGCGATGGCCACCGAAGGCCTGGTCGCCGGCGGTCTGCTCGCGCAGCAGCCCGGCGGCGTGCGCATCGTGGTGGCGCTGGCCGCGAGCGCCGGCGGCTGGAACGTCGAGACTGCCGACGACGGGCGCGAGATCCGTCTCGCCCTTCAGGCGCGCGAGGGCGGCGCCCCGGAGGAGCCCGCGCCGGCGATCGTGGCGCCCGGCGCCGCCGCTTCCGCGCCGTCGCGCGACGTGCGCGTCGTGGTGGTGGACCCGGGCCACGGCGGCTCGGACCGGGGCGCGGTCGGCGACAGCGGCACCCCGGAGAAGGACCTCATGCTGGATCTGGCCCAGGACGTCCGCCAGCAGCTGCGCCGCCTGGACTTCGACGTGGTGCTGACCCGCGACGACGACCGCGACCTGGAGCCGGAGCAGCGCGCCGAGACCGCGAACCGGTCCGACGGCGACGTCTTCATCTCCCTGCATGCCGACAGCTGGTTCGGCGCGGAGGCGTCGGGGGTCACGACCTTCGCCGTCGCGGCCGACGACACGCCGCTGCCGGATCTGGCGGACGGCTTCACGCCCTGGCACCTCGCGCAGCGACGGCACGCCGTCGCCAGCGGCGAGCTGGCGGCGCTGGTGCAGCCGCGTCTGGTCGCCGCGTCGGGATCGCCCGATCGCGGGATCGTGCGGCTCGACGCCCGCATCCTGCAGGGGATCGACATGCCCGCGGTCATGATCGAGGTCGGCTTCCTGACCGACCCCGGCCAGGAACGCCAGCTGCTCGACGGCGGGCGGCGCCGCGAGCTGGCCGCCGCGATCGCCGCGGCCGTGGACGCGTTCCGCGGCAATGAGGTCCGCGAGGCGCCCCGACCGGCGTCGCGGTGGGGGGAGCCGTGGTGA
- a CDS encoding CHAT domain-containing protein has translation MQWLDIDLTRGQDAATRRGLLDRAHVQRDRLVRLQQTEGLGSPAVHAAVTELGQLLFRAAQTGNPAAFAPDRADVGAASPALAGAVAESPIGYHLVVATDDLVLPWSCLHNGIRFVLELAPVCADRRSSVKSARRGAWSRRWEDQVQAEQTQGPSRLGEVVRRFRPQDCADPGVLFLDGHGRGEGTMQARLERAMLDEALAQLGDGQRLAWLESPAGAMTPGRLARSGRRYQGFHFSGATSAPQVQAATVQLSGWEALARDLMLSAEEERELEPVGVDPVTALLDRISERAEQGRSHPWSGGAGNGATTEPARWQLEDGPVAPEDLARHAATPPLVFSNSYLGLTAFGPRFLMSGASAVVGPHLAVSQPRARAFAGDFYRALAGGATVASALRTASLACRDRSGADDPSWLSYGMLGSGALALQYL, from the coding sequence GTGCAGTGGCTGGATATCGATCTGACCCGCGGCCAGGATGCAGCCACCAGGCGGGGGCTGCTCGACCGCGCGCACGTCCAGAGGGACCGGCTGGTGCGCCTCCAGCAGACCGAGGGGCTCGGCAGCCCCGCGGTCCACGCCGCGGTCACGGAGTTGGGGCAGCTGCTGTTCCGGGCCGCGCAGACCGGCAATCCGGCGGCCTTCGCACCCGATCGCGCCGACGTGGGCGCCGCCTCCCCCGCGCTGGCCGGCGCGGTCGCCGAGAGCCCGATCGGCTACCACCTGGTCGTGGCGACCGACGATCTCGTGCTGCCCTGGTCCTGCCTGCACAACGGCATCCGCTTCGTCCTGGAACTGGCGCCCGTCTGCGCCGACCGGCGCAGCTCCGTCAAGTCCGCCCGGCGCGGCGCCTGGTCGCGCCGCTGGGAGGACCAGGTCCAGGCGGAGCAGACGCAGGGGCCGTCGCGGCTGGGCGAGGTCGTGCGGCGTTTCCGGCCGCAGGACTGCGCCGATCCCGGGGTCCTGTTCCTCGACGGCCACGGCCGCGGCGAGGGCACGATGCAGGCCCGGCTCGAGCGCGCCATGCTCGACGAAGCCCTGGCCCAGCTCGGCGACGGCCAGCGCCTGGCCTGGCTCGAATCGCCGGCGGGCGCGATGACCCCGGGTCGCCTGGCCCGTTCCGGCCGCCGCTATCAGGGCTTCCACTTCAGCGGCGCGACGTCCGCGCCGCAGGTGCAGGCGGCGACCGTGCAGCTGTCCGGCTGGGAAGCGCTGGCCCGCGATCTCATGCTGTCGGCGGAGGAGGAGCGGGAGCTGGAGCCGGTCGGCGTCGACCCGGTGACCGCCCTGCTGGACCGGATCTCCGAGCGGGCCGAGCAGGGCCGGTCGCACCCTTGGTCGGGAGGCGCCGGCAACGGCGCGACGACGGAACCGGCGCGCTGGCAGCTCGAGGACGGCCCCGTCGCGCCCGAGGATCTGGCGCGTCACGCCGCCACGCCGCCGCTGGTCTTCTCCAACAGCTACCTCGGCCTGACCGCCTTCGGCCCGCGGTTCCTGATGTCGGGCGCGTCGGCCGTGGTGGGACCGCACCTGGCGGTGTCGCAGCCCCGGGCCCGCGCCTTCGCCGGCGACTTCTACCGCGCCCTGGCCGGCGGCGCGACCGTGGCGAGCGCGCTGCGCACGGCGTCGCTCGCCTGCCGCGACCGCAGCGGCGCGGACGACCCCTCCTGGCTCAGTTACGGGATGCTCGGCAGCGGCGCGCTGGCCCTGCAGTACCTGTAG